The following proteins are encoded in a genomic region of Nicotiana sylvestris chromosome 4, ASM39365v2, whole genome shotgun sequence:
- the LOC138889826 gene encoding uncharacterized protein, whose translation MAPPELEELRKQLKELLDAGHIRPSKAPFGTPVLSQKKKDGSLHLCIDYRALNKVTVKNKYPILLIANLFDRLGQAKYFTKVDLRKGYYQVHIAEGNEPKTTCVTRYGAFECGYSAKAAPLTELLKKNKPWVWTEHCLKAFQGLKAAVIEDPVLALPDFAKTFEDKVEQQQPGGLLEPLPVAERPWESVTMDFITCLPRSDGYGTIMVVVDRFSKYATIMLTSPGCTAKEAAKLFFKNVVKYWGLPRHIISDRDPRFTGNFWRELFDILGTELHFSTSFHPQTMDKWNKSMPY comes from the exons atggcacctccCGAGCTAGAGGAGTTAAGGAAACAATTGAAGGAGCTACTAGATGCTGGTCACATTCGCCCATCAAAGGCACCTTTTGGTACACCAGTATTGTCccaaaagaagaaggatggatcgttgcatttgtgcatagactaccgagcacttaataaggttaccgtgaagaataagtacccgatCCTACTCATTGCTAACTTGTTTGATAGACTTgggcaagccaagtactttaccaaggtggatcttcGAAAGGGCTACTACCAGGTTCACATTGCGGAAGGGAATGAGCCAAAGACAACATGTGTGACGagatatggagcctttgagtg tggatactcagcaaaggccgcaccattgaccgagttgctaaagaagaacaagccatgGGTTTGGACGGAGCATTGTCTAAAGGCGTTTCAAGGCCTTAAGGCAGCTGTAATAGAGGATCCAGTCTTGGCATTACCCGACTTTGCCAAGACTTTTGAG GACAAGGTTGAGCAACAACAGCCCGgaggacttttggagccactacCAGTTGCAGAGCGTCCATGGGAGAGCGTGACTATGGACTTTATCACTTGCCTACCAAGGTCTGACggttatggtactattatggtggtcgtggatagattttccaaatatgccaccATCATGCTCACCTCACCAGGTTGCACAGCCAAGGAAGCCGCCAAGTTATTCTTTAAGAATGTGGTGAAGTATTGGGGCTTACCAAGGCATATAATCAGTGATCGAGACCCCCGCTTTACTGGAAACTTTTGGAGAGAGTTATTTGACATACTTGGTACAGAGCTGCacttttctactagtttccaCCCACAGACTATGGACAAATGGAACAAGTCAATGCcttactag
- the LOC104218542 gene encoding RNA-binding protein 2, translated as MGDAYWNQHRQAPLPQSAGLLKRPRSEYVPDLPPSGMSSAHEMHHYLGRDDDRGGPRVVDTQSIGSAYDRYLQSSQLSSLSVGEANNYKGVGLARAGAGGISSLPVRDPLPSARGPELAPNGRAMVLSGQMPVESLPRPRETLPLPPDASNTLYIEGLPADSSRREVAHIFRPFVGYKEVRLVRKESKHRGGDPLILCFVDFVDPACAATALSALQGYKMDEHDPDSAYLRLQFSKFPGPRSGGSGSRGKR; from the exons ATGGGAGATGCGTATTGGAATCAGCATCGTCAAGCGCCGCTTCCTCAATCTGCCGGCTTGCTCAAACGACCTCGCTCTGAATATG TGCCAGATCTTCCACCATCTGGGATGTCATCAGCTCATGAAATGCATCATTACTTAGGACGGGATGATGATCGTGGTGGACCTCGAGTAGTGGACACACAGTCAATTGGATCAGCATATGATCGTTATCTTCAGAGTTCG CAACTTTCTTCTCTTTCAGTCGGAGAAGCTAATAATTACAAGGGAGTTGGATTGGCCAGAGCAGGTGCTGGTGGTATATCTTCCCTTCCTGTACGTGATCCGCTTCCATCAGCTCGTGGGCCAGAACTAGCACCAAATGGAAGAGCAATGGTATTAAGTGGTCAAATGCCAGTCGAATCTTTGCCAAGGCCTCGTGAAACACTGCCTCTCCCTCCTGATGCTTCTAACACCCTCTATATAGAGGGACTTCCTGCAGACAGCTCCAGAAGAGAAGTAGCCC atatttttCGCCCTTTTGTGGGCTACAAAGAAGTCAGACTTGTTAGAAAGGAATCAAAACAT CGTGGTGGAGATCCTCTTATCCTTTGTTTTGTGGATTTCGTAGATCCAGCTTGTGCAGCTACTGCTTTGAGTGCATTGCAAG GTTACAAAATGGATGAACATGACCCCGATTCGGCCTACTTGCGATTGCAGTTCTCGAAGTTTCCAGGTCCGAGGTCTGGTGGCTCGGGGAGTCGTGGGAAGCGATAA